The Synechocystis sp. PCC 6714 genome includes the window CGGCTAGACTCATAACCCCAGCTGGGAAAAGAATCGTTGGAATTAACGGGGGGAGCGTCATTGGTTTCCTGACTGCGGCCGGCCAAAGAACTGACCTTTACACAGTTGGGCGTAAATAGGAAAATACTCTCACCAATGCGCTCTTGGTGGCCATCCATGGCAAAAGTACCACCGGCCACAAAATCCACTGCCCGTTGGGCTTCATCGGGGTCCATCACATTTAGGTTTAAAACCACCGACTTCCGTTCCCGTAGGGTTTGAATGACCTGGGGCATTTCATCGAAGGAATGGGGTTCCACCACAACGACCTCTGCCACACTGTTGTTGATGCCGGGCATACCAATCACGTTATTTCTTACTCCTGTACCAATAGGGGTGTCATTATTTAAGCTTAGAGGCTCGCGGCTAATGCGAGGGTGGGGGGCAACTTCTTCGGTCGGCGGCGGAGAGGCCACCGATTGGGGTAACTCCATTTCTTCGTCATAATCTTCTTCGTACTCATCATGTTCACTGATGCCGACGAAGTCTTTTAACTTAGTCAAAATCATAGTTTACCGTCCGTATTTCCTGGGTAAAATGAAAGGGGTTAATGGGATGAACTATCGTTGCAGGCAAGACCAGGGCGAACATTGACCAGGGCTAGAGCAAACGGCATCACTCGCAAATATTCTTGCTAGATTGGCAAGTTCATCGGTT containing:
- a CDS encoding cell division protein SepF, translated to MILTKLKDFVGISEHDEYEEDYDEEMELPQSVASPPPTEEVAPHPRISREPLSLNNDTPIGTGVRNNVIGMPGINNSVAEVVVVEPHSFDEMPQVIQTLRERKSVVLNLNVMDPDEAQRAVDFVAGGTFAMDGHQERIGESIFLFTPNCVKVSSLAGRSQETNDAPPVNSNDSFPSWGYESSRLAQ